One segment of Setaria viridis chromosome 4, Setaria_viridis_v4.0, whole genome shotgun sequence DNA contains the following:
- the LOC117852700 gene encoding protein RMD5 homolog: MEIDSLREGFDRVAEKRASSSAKALEAVDHIVNEVEQAIVKLQMMNTDSTGNVDHTAILAELKAKLNEMAPINQLEGSQKELNIALSKYLKLLEKSFNPDISKAYRNVDFEVHTVNNIIANHFYRQGLFDLGDMFVRECGESGGASLKLPFQEMYSILEAMKARNLEPALSWAANNHDQLLQNGSMLEFKLYQLQFVEILSKGSRDGSKDEAIQYARTHLVPFASVHKEEFQKLMACLLWVGRLDQSPYSELMSSAHWDKLAEELTHQFCSLLGQSRESPLSVAVSAGFQGLPTLLKLTQVMAAKKQEWQVMKQLPVPIDIGPEFQYHSVFVCPVLREQSSDENPPMRMPCGHVVSKQSIMKLSKSSSRPFKCPYCPSEAVASHCKQLHF, translated from the coding sequence ATGGAGATCGACAGCCTAAGAGAAGGATTTGACCGAGTTGCTGAGAAACGTGCGTCATCTTCTGCTAAAGCTCTGGAAGCTGTTGATCATATAGTGAATGAAGTTGAGCAGGCAATTGTcaagctgcagatgatgaataCAGATTCTACTGGGAACGTTGACCATACAGCCATCCTTGCAGAACTGAAAGCTAAGCTGAATGAAATGGCACCAATAAACCAACTTGAAGGCAGCCAAAAGGAGCTTAATATTGCCCTGAGCAAATATCTCAAGCTCCTTGAGAAGTCTTTCAATCCAGATATATCGAAGGCATACAGAAATGTGGATTTTGAGGTTCATACAGTAAACAACATCATAGCGAATCATTTCTACCGCCAAGGCCTCTTTGATCTTGGTGACATGTTCGTCCGTGAGTGTGGGGAATCAGGTGGAGCATCCTTGAAGTTACCATTTCAGGAGATGTATAGTATCCTTGAAGCAATGAAAGCGAGAAACCTTGAGCCTGCCCTCAGTTGGGCTGCCAATAACCATGACCAGCTGCTGCAGAATGGCTCTATGCTTGAGTTCAAGCTTTATCAGCTTCAGTTTGTTGAGATACTATCTAAAGGAAGTAGGGATGGGTCCAAGGATGAGGCTATTCAATATGCCAGGACTCACTTGGTTCCCTTTGCATCTGTGCACAAGGAAGAATTCCAGAAGCTAATGGCTTGCCTTCTCTGGGTTGGCCGGCTGGATCAATCCCCATATTCTGAGTTAATGTCATCAGCGCATTGGGATAAGCTAGCTGAGGAGCTTACCCATCAATTCTGCAGCCTTTTGGGCCAGTCTAGGGAGAGCCCATTGAGTGTTGCAGTATCAGCTGGTTTTCAGGGACTACCAACTCTGCTGAAGCTGACGCAAGTCATGGCTGCAAAGAAGCAGGAATGGCAAGTGATGAAGCAGCTGCCAGTTCCCATAGACATCGGGCCAGAGTTCCAGTACCACTCTGTTTTCGTGTGCCCAGTACTCAGGGAGCAGTCCAGCGATGAGAACCCTCCGATGCGGATGCCCTGTGGGCACGTTGTCTCAAAGCAGTCTATCATGAAGCTGTCGAAGAGCAGCTCCAGGCCGTTCAAGTGCCCCTACTGCCCCTCGGAGGCTGTCGCATCTCATTGCAAGCAGCTGCATTTCTAG